In Flavobacterium endoglycinae, one DNA window encodes the following:
- a CDS encoding sigma-54 interaction domain-containing protein — protein sequence METVQAIKQRFEIIGNDPKLNRAIEKAIQVAPTDISVMVTGESGVGKENIPRIIHSLSHRKHGKYIAVNCGAIPEGTIDSELFGHEKGAFTGATSTREGYFEVADGGTIFLDEVGELPLTTQVRLLRVLENGEFIKVGSSQVQKTNVRIVAATNVNLFNAIEKGKFREDLYYRLSTVEITLPPLRERNDDIHLLFRKFVADFAHKYKMPPLRLDDNAVQLLQKFRWSGNIRQLRNVAEQISVLETNRDINLATLQSYLPAEGSNLPSVINDNKKESDFSTERDILYKVLFDMKSDLNDLKKLTLELMKNGTSKVQDINPNLIQKIYGNQQNDSEIDFEEEPRTAVMTTPAVREENYQIPEDNYLFAETIEEEEVLRLEQKEIEMIKKSLEKNKGKRKAAADELGISERTLYRKIKQFDL from the coding sequence ATGGAAACAGTTCAAGCAATAAAACAACGATTTGAGATTATTGGTAATGATCCAAAATTAAATCGTGCTATCGAAAAAGCCATTCAGGTTGCCCCAACTGATATTTCAGTAATGGTAACTGGGGAAAGTGGTGTTGGTAAAGAAAACATTCCAAGAATAATCCATTCGCTTTCACACAGAAAGCATGGTAAATATATTGCCGTAAACTGCGGTGCCATTCCAGAAGGAACAATTGACAGTGAACTTTTCGGACACGAAAAAGGAGCTTTTACAGGCGCAACAAGCACACGTGAAGGTTATTTTGAAGTTGCAGATGGCGGAACGATATTCCTTGATGAAGTTGGCGAACTTCCGTTAACAACCCAAGTAAGATTACTTCGTGTTTTAGAAAATGGCGAATTCATAAAAGTGGGTTCATCTCAGGTTCAAAAAACAAATGTCAGAATCGTAGCTGCAACCAATGTGAATTTATTCAATGCCATTGAAAAAGGAAAATTTCGCGAAGATTTGTACTACCGTTTAAGCACAGTAGAAATTACATTACCGCCTTTGCGCGAAAGAAACGACGATATTCATTTGTTGTTCAGAAAGTTTGTGGCCGATTTTGCTCATAAATACAAAATGCCGCCTCTAAGACTAGATGACAATGCCGTACAGCTTTTACAGAAATTCAGATGGAGCGGAAACATTCGTCAGCTTCGAAATGTCGCAGAACAGATTTCAGTTTTAGAAACCAATCGCGATATCAATCTTGCGACTTTACAATCGTATTTACCAGCCGAAGGAAGCAATCTGCCATCTGTTATTAACGACAATAAAAAAGAAAGTGATTTCAGTACGGAAAGAGACATATTATATAAGGTACTTTTTGATATGAAAAGCGACCTGAATGATCTTAAAAAACTGACTTTGGAATTAATGAAAAACGGCACTTCTAAAGTGCAGGACATTAATCCGAATTTGATTCAGAAAATATACGGTAATCAGCAAAATGACAGCGAAATTGATTTTGAAGAAGAACCAAGAACCGCTGTTATGACTACTCCTGCAGTACGCGAAGAAAACTATCAAATACCCGAAGACAATTATTTGTTTGCCGAAACTATTGAAGAAGAAGAAGTTTTACGCTTAGAACAAAAGGAAATCGAGATGATTAAAAAATCATTGGAGAAAAACAAAGGAAAACGAAAAGCTGCAGCTGATGAATTAGGTATTTCAGAAAGAACTTTATACCGCAAAATCAAACAATTCGATTTATAA
- a CDS encoding LptE family protein — protein MKKIYSLFAFLSLFMLSGCGVYNFTGASTIDAKTFQVNFFHNNADLVEPGIDRDFTLALQDLIMNQTNLNLVSNGGELVYEGEIVDYRITPMTATADQQAAQNRLTIRVMVRFTNKKKETDDFEKTFEFYYDFPGTSLPTGSVLNEAIKTIFERITQDIFNESLAKW, from the coding sequence ATGAAAAAAATATATTCTTTATTTGCATTTCTTAGCCTTTTCATGTTGAGCGGCTGTGGTGTTTATAACTTTACAGGAGCATCTACAATTGATGCAAAAACTTTTCAGGTTAACTTTTTTCATAATAATGCTGATTTGGTTGAACCTGGAATTGACAGGGATTTTACCCTGGCCTTACAGGATTTGATTATGAATCAAACCAATTTGAATTTAGTTAGTAACGGCGGTGAATTGGTTTATGAAGGTGAAATCGTAGATTACAGAATCACGCCAATGACTGCAACAGCAGATCAGCAAGCTGCACAAAACCGCTTAACAATTCGTGTTATGGTACGATTTACAAACAAAAAGAAAGAAACAGATGATTTCGAAAAAACATTTGAGTTTTACTACGATTTCCCTGGAACTTCTCTACCTACAGGATCGGTGTTAAACGAAGCTATTAAAACCATTTTTGAGAGAATCACACAAGACATTTTTAATGAATCTCTTGCTAAGTGGTAA
- a CDS encoding tetratricopeptide repeat protein: MNVTDYTYLMNKPDAITEKQTEALGSVLNEFPYFQSARALRLKGLYSQNSFKYNYALKVAAAHTADRSVLFDFITSEKFTSIQNEFYDQKLKDLLEINVLDSEIVSFDEVKKTPEVRIDPIEQSILKSIKEATTVVFEKPSEIVEKTEEPIAETVEETIVEPPIAVLSEEEILDSFVKVTEAEEVLNDTALEPAIAIPTEEEILNTFEAVTTETEEITEEVIPEEESIISPSEEEILNTFIPVIDQPAEIKDEQEIFESFEEVTETETEEIPEPVIEDVIAAPSEEEILNTFKEVENENKPADIAEQPVVKLRTHTFFDEFVDDEEEEEIAEPTVDPAEEAVLVSIIEPANVVFEAPEVIEESKIDEEAADEEEIIEVQETEKTEISEIVKTAEENLEIGKPIDFKGNEKHSFQEWLQLARTEPIDRTKDTSTESDSNEKKSIEITENASVEDEKKKKAEIIDRFIEANPKISPIKPTMANPSIQLNVDEEENSYLMTETLARVYLEQKKYTKAIQAYEILILKYPEKITFFADRISDIKILQQNNNNN; encoded by the coding sequence ATGAACGTTACTGATTATACCTACTTAATGAACAAACCTGATGCTATTACAGAAAAGCAAACGGAAGCATTAGGAAGCGTTTTGAATGAATTTCCATATTTTCAAAGTGCTAGAGCACTTCGCTTAAAAGGACTTTACAGCCAAAACAGCTTTAAGTATAATTATGCTTTAAAAGTTGCGGCTGCGCATACGGCAGATCGTTCGGTTTTATTTGATTTTATCACTTCTGAGAAATTTACCTCGATTCAAAATGAATTTTACGATCAGAAACTTAAAGATCTTTTAGAAATCAATGTTTTAGATAGTGAAATTGTTTCATTTGATGAAGTCAAAAAAACTCCAGAAGTTCGTATTGATCCTATCGAACAGTCTATTTTAAAATCAATTAAAGAAGCTACAACCGTTGTTTTTGAAAAACCTTCTGAAATTGTAGAAAAAACAGAAGAACCAATTGCTGAAACAGTTGAAGAAACCATTGTTGAACCACCTATTGCTGTTTTAAGCGAAGAAGAAATTTTAGATTCTTTTGTAAAAGTAACTGAAGCAGAAGAAGTACTAAACGATACCGCTCTTGAACCTGCTATTGCAATTCCAACGGAAGAAGAAATATTAAATACCTTTGAAGCGGTAACAACTGAAACGGAAGAAATAACAGAAGAAGTTATTCCCGAAGAAGAATCTATTATAAGTCCAAGCGAAGAAGAAATCCTAAATACTTTTATACCTGTAATAGATCAGCCTGCCGAAATTAAGGACGAACAAGAAATATTCGAAAGTTTTGAAGAAGTTACAGAGACTGAAACAGAAGAAATTCCTGAACCTGTTATAGAAGATGTAATTGCAGCTCCTAGCGAAGAAGAAATTCTTAACACCTTTAAGGAAGTTGAAAACGAAAACAAACCAGCCGATATTGCTGAACAACCTGTTGTAAAACTTAGAACTCATACCTTTTTTGATGAATTTGTAGATGACGAGGAAGAAGAAGAAATTGCTGAGCCAACCGTTGATCCAGCTGAGGAAGCTGTTTTAGTTTCGATTATTGAGCCTGCGAATGTTGTTTTTGAAGCACCTGAAGTAATTGAGGAATCAAAAATCGATGAAGAAGCTGCAGATGAAGAAGAAATTATTGAAGTTCAGGAAACTGAAAAAACTGAAATTTCGGAAATTGTAAAAACAGCCGAAGAAAATCTAGAAATTGGAAAACCAATAGATTTCAAAGGAAATGAAAAACATTCTTTTCAGGAATGGCTTCAATTGGCCAGAACAGAGCCTATTGACCGCACAAAAGATACTTCGACAGAATCAGATTCAAATGAAAAAAAAAGTATTGAAATAACCGAAAACGCTTCAGTCGAGGATGAAAAAAAGAAAAAGGCAGAAATAATTGACAGATTTATTGAAGCAAATCCAAAAATCTCACCTATCAAGCCTACTATGGCCAATCCGTCGATACAATTAAATGTTGATGAAGAGGAGAATTCATACCTAATGACAGAGACTTTGGCCAGAGTATATTTGGAACAAAAAAAATATACAAAGGCTATACAAGCATATGAAATATTAATTTTGAAATATCCAGAAAAAATTACTTTCTTTGCAGACCGCATTTCGGATATAAAGATTTTACAACAAAATAACAATAATAATTAA
- the secG gene encoding preprotein translocase subunit SecG: MSTFSIFLVLITIVCFLLIVVIMVQNPKGGGLSSTISGTQMLGGVQKTTDFLDKSTWTLATILIALILLSSLSFTGSLGDTGSKIIEKTEAPASTPAAPVQGTPAPAAPAAK; the protein is encoded by the coding sequence ATGAGCACATTTTCAATTTTCTTAGTTTTAATCACAATAGTTTGCTTTCTATTGATCGTAGTGATTATGGTACAAAACCCTAAAGGAGGCGGATTGTCTTCTACTATCAGCGGAACTCAAATGTTAGGTGGTGTACAAAAAACAACTGACTTTTTAGACAAAAGTACTTGGACACTAGCAACTATTTTGATTGCTTTAATCTTACTTTCAAGTTTAAGCTTCACTGGATCATTAGGAGATACAGGATCTAAAATCATTGAAAAAACGGAAGCTCCTGCAAGTACTCCGGCAGCTCCTGTACAAGGAACTCCTGCTCCAGCAGCACCTGCAGCAAAATAA
- a CDS encoding co-chaperone GroES — protein MALNIKPLSDRVLIEPVAAETKTASGIFIPDTAKEKPQKGTVVAVGNGTKDHTMTVKVGDTVLYGKYAGTELKLEGTDYLIMREDDILAII, from the coding sequence ATGGCTTTAAACATTAAACCGCTTTCTGACCGCGTACTTATTGAGCCTGTTGCAGCTGAAACTAAAACTGCTTCAGGTATTTTTATTCCAGATACTGCCAAAGAAAAACCTCAAAAGGGTACTGTTGTAGCAGTAGGAAACGGAACTAAAGATCATACTATGACTGTAAAAGTTGGTGACACTGTTCTTTATGGCAAATATGCCGGAACAGAATTAAAACTTGAAGGAACTGATTATTTGATTATGCGTGAGGATGACATTTTAGCAATTATCTAA
- the groL gene encoding chaperonin GroEL (60 kDa chaperone family; promotes refolding of misfolded polypeptides especially under stressful conditions; forms two stacked rings of heptamers to form a barrel-shaped 14mer; ends can be capped by GroES; misfolded proteins enter the barrel where they are refolded when GroES binds), producing the protein MAKDIKFDIEARDGLKRGVDALANAVKVTLGPKGRNVIIGKSFGGPTVTKDGVSVAKEIELKDALENMGAQMVKEVASKTNDLAGDGTTTATVLAQAIVKEGLKNVAAGANPMDLKRGIDKAVEAIVADLAKQAKVVGSDSDKIKQIASISANNDEVIGELIADAFAKVGKEGVITVEEAKGTDTFVDVVEGMQFDRGYLSPYFVTNPEKMEVELDSPYILLYDKKVSSLKELLPVLEPVAQSGKPLLIIAEDVDGEALSTLVVNKLRGALKIAAVKAPGFGDRRKAMLEDIAILTGGTVISEERGYTLENTTIEMLGTSKRVSIDKDNTTIVSGAGEADIIKNRINQIKGQMETTTSDYDKEKLQERLAKLAGGVAVLYVGAASEVEMKEKKDRVDDALHATRAAVEEGIVAGGGVALLRAKTVLAELKADNADESTGIQIVSRAVESPLRTIVENAGLEGSVVVAKVTEGSGDFGYNAKTDEYVDMLVAGIIDPKKVTRVALENAASVSGMILTTECALIDIKEENAGGGMPMGGGMPGMM; encoded by the coding sequence ATGGCAAAAGATATAAAATTTGATATTGAAGCACGCGATGGTTTAAAACGTGGTGTAGATGCATTAGCAAATGCTGTAAAAGTAACACTTGGACCAAAAGGTCGCAATGTAATTATTGGAAAATCATTTGGTGGACCAACCGTTACTAAAGATGGTGTTTCTGTTGCAAAAGAAATCGAATTAAAAGACGCATTAGAAAATATGGGTGCGCAAATGGTAAAAGAAGTTGCTTCTAAAACCAATGATTTAGCTGGTGACGGAACTACAACTGCTACAGTTTTAGCTCAGGCTATCGTAAAAGAAGGTCTTAAAAACGTTGCTGCAGGTGCAAACCCAATGGACTTAAAACGTGGTATTGATAAAGCCGTTGAAGCTATCGTTGCCGATTTAGCAAAACAAGCTAAAGTAGTTGGAAGCGATTCTGACAAAATCAAACAAATTGCTTCTATCTCTGCAAACAACGACGAAGTTATTGGTGAATTAATCGCTGATGCTTTCGCAAAAGTAGGTAAAGAAGGTGTTATCACGGTTGAAGAAGCTAAAGGAACTGACACTTTCGTAGACGTTGTTGAAGGAATGCAGTTTGACAGAGGATACCTTTCTCCTTACTTTGTAACAAACCCAGAGAAAATGGAAGTTGAATTAGACTCTCCATACATCTTATTATACGACAAAAAAGTTTCTTCTTTAAAAGAATTACTTCCAGTTTTAGAGCCGGTTGCACAATCAGGAAAACCATTATTGATTATCGCTGAAGATGTAGATGGTGAAGCTCTTTCTACTTTAGTAGTAAACAAATTAAGAGGAGCTCTTAAAATTGCTGCTGTAAAAGCACCTGGTTTTGGTGACAGAAGAAAAGCAATGTTAGAAGATATCGCAATCTTAACAGGAGGAACAGTAATCTCTGAAGAAAGAGGATATACTTTAGAGAATACTACTATCGAAATGTTAGGTACCTCAAAAAGAGTTTCTATCGATAAAGACAATACTACAATCGTAAGCGGAGCTGGTGAAGCGGATATCATCAAAAACCGTATCAACCAAATTAAAGGTCAGATGGAAACTACAACATCTGATTACGATAAAGAAAAACTACAAGAACGTTTGGCTAAATTAGCTGGAGGTGTTGCTGTTCTTTACGTTGGTGCTGCTTCTGAAGTAGAAATGAAGGAGAAAAAAGACAGAGTTGATGACGCATTACACGCTACTCGTGCTGCTGTTGAAGAAGGAATCGTTGCCGGAGGTGGTGTTGCTTTATTAAGAGCAAAAACTGTCTTAGCAGAACTTAAAGCAGACAATGCTGACGAGTCAACTGGAATCCAGATTGTATCTCGTGCTGTGGAATCTCCATTAAGAACTATCGTTGAAAACGCAGGTCTTGAAGGTTCTGTTGTAGTTGCAAAAGTAACAGAAGGTTCTGGTGACTTTGGATACAACGCAAAAACTGATGAATATGTAGATATGCTTGTTGCTGGTATTATCGATCCTAAAAAAGTAACTCGTGTAGCTCTTGAAAACGCTGCATCTGTTTCTGGAATGATCTTAACTACAGAATGTGCATTAATCGATATTAAAGAAGAAAATGCCGGAGGCGGAATGCCAATGGGAGGCGGAATGCCAGGAATGATGTAA
- a CDS encoding alkaline phosphatase family protein: MRKFKTHLLSFTFLLLTTFLQAQNNKDNYVVLVSMDGFRWDYGKLYNLLNLKKIEKEGVHAKSMKPSYPTKTFPNHYSIVTGLYPDHHGIINNVFYDASLNQSFSLSSDAKKDSRFYGGIPIWNLAEQQGVKTASFFWPGSDIDKRNPSYFKNYDNKITYGARIDTVMKWLQLPEKQRPHLVTLYFDEPDHTGHNFGPLSPQTEKMVIKMDSIIGQLSRKLEQLPIGKQINLILVSDHGMAGYQ; this comes from the coding sequence ATGAGAAAATTCAAAACTCACCTTTTATCTTTTACATTCTTACTTCTCACAACTTTTTTACAAGCTCAAAATAACAAAGACAACTATGTTGTTTTAGTTTCGATGGATGGATTTCGCTGGGATTACGGCAAACTTTATAATCTTCTAAACCTGAAAAAAATCGAAAAAGAAGGCGTTCACGCCAAATCGATGAAACCATCATATCCAACTAAAACGTTTCCAAATCATTATTCGATTGTAACAGGACTTTATCCGGATCATCACGGAATCATCAATAACGTTTTTTACGATGCTTCTTTAAACCAATCGTTTTCATTATCAAGCGATGCTAAAAAAGATTCCCGTTTTTACGGAGGAATCCCAATTTGGAATCTAGCAGAGCAACAAGGTGTAAAAACGGCTTCGTTCTTTTGGCCGGGTTCAGATATTGACAAAAGAAATCCAAGCTATTTCAAAAATTACGATAATAAAATTACGTACGGAGCCAGAATCGACACCGTTATGAAATGGTTACAGCTTCCTGAAAAACAACGACCTCATCTGGTTACTTTATATTTTGATGAGCCTGATCACACAGGACATAATTTTGGTCCTCTTTCTCCTCAAACTGAAAAAATGGTTATCAAGATGGATTCTATTATAGGCCAACTATCTCGTAAATTAGAGCAACTGCCTATCGGAAAACAAATTAATTTAATTCTTGTCTCAGATCACGGAATGGCTGGATATCAGTAA
- a CDS encoding alkaline phosphatase family protein has product MSQITEWLDISNTKKVAILDYLKPEWLGYKDVVNPIMSIQAKPGFQDSIANALKKVPYIKFWKAAEVPERLHYGTNPRVHDFVIEAEKGWSLVSKESTHIQGGTHGYDNNEKDMHAIFYAKGPAFKVNKKVKTFQNVSVYPLIAHILGLQIGEIDGKLSDVDAMLK; this is encoded by the coding sequence TTGTCTCAGATCACGGAATGGCTGGATATCAGTAATACCAAAAAAGTAGCAATTCTTGATTATTTAAAACCAGAATGGCTGGGTTATAAAGATGTCGTGAATCCAATTATGAGTATACAGGCAAAACCCGGATTTCAGGATTCTATTGCAAATGCTTTAAAAAAAGTACCGTATATTAAATTTTGGAAAGCCGCAGAAGTTCCTGAACGATTACATTATGGAACAAATCCGCGTGTACATGATTTTGTTATCGAAGCCGAAAAAGGATGGAGTTTAGTAAGCAAAGAAAGTACACATATACAGGGCGGCACTCACGGTTATGATAATAATGAGAAAGATATGCATGCTATTTTCTACGCAAAAGGCCCTGCTTTTAAAGTCAATAAAAAAGTAAAAACGTTTCAAAATGTTTCGGTTTATCCTTTAATTGCTCATATTCTAGGATTGCAGATTGGCGAAATTGACGGAAAATTGAGCGATGTTGATGCAATGCTGAAGTAA
- a CDS encoding SDR family NAD(P)-dependent oxidoreductase, which produces MGNNKVWFVTGASKGLGLELVKKLLAEGFKVAATSRSESSLIKELGNVSENFLPLEMDLVDEKSVKNAIDKTVNHFKTIDVLVNNAGYGLLGALEELTDAEARKNYEVNVFGLLNVIRHTAPILRANQSGHIFNISSIGGYYGEFPGWGIYCSTKFAVAGLTESLAAEIKPFGVHATIVYPGYFRTDFLKDSSLLLPENPIEEYKEVRQSENAHKEGINGNQPGDPVKLAEALIKVSQDQNPPLHLFLGEDAFNMANQKIASVQGELGQWKEVSVGTNF; this is translated from the coding sequence ATGGGAAATAACAAAGTTTGGTTTGTCACAGGTGCTTCAAAAGGACTTGGATTAGAATTAGTTAAAAAGCTTTTAGCAGAAGGTTTTAAAGTAGCTGCAACTTCAAGAAGTGAATCTTCATTAATAAAAGAATTAGGAAATGTATCTGAAAATTTCCTTCCTCTTGAAATGGATTTAGTAGATGAAAAAAGCGTGAAAAATGCCATCGACAAAACCGTAAATCATTTTAAAACAATTGATGTATTAGTTAATAATGCTGGTTACGGGTTATTAGGAGCTTTGGAAGAATTAACCGATGCTGAAGCTAGAAAAAATTACGAAGTAAATGTTTTCGGGTTATTAAACGTAATTAGACATACAGCGCCAATTCTTCGTGCCAATCAATCAGGACATATTTTTAATATTTCTTCAATTGGAGGATATTACGGAGAATTTCCAGGTTGGGGAATTTACTGTTCTACAAAATTTGCAGTTGCTGGTTTAACAGAATCTTTAGCAGCAGAAATTAAACCATTTGGTGTTCACGCAACAATCGTGTATCCAGGTTATTTTAGAACCGATTTCTTAAAAGATAGTTCTTTATTACTGCCAGAAAATCCAATTGAGGAATATAAAGAAGTTAGACAATCTGAAAACGCACACAAAGAAGGAATCAACGGAAATCAGCCGGGAGATCCTGTAAAATTAGCGGAAGCTTTAATTAAAGTTAGTCAAGATCAAAATCCACCGTTGCATTTATTTTTAGGTGAAGATGCTTTCAATATGGCAAATCAAAAAATAGCAAGTGTTCAAGGTGAATTAGGACAATGGAAAGAGGTTTCTGTTGGGACTAATTTTTAA